The Symbiobacterium terraclitae genomic interval GTGGAGGCCAGCCGGGCGAGCATCATCTCGACCATCGAACCCGTCATCGCCGCCCTGCTCGGGTTCTGGGTGTTGCACGAGTCCCTGAGCCTCGCCCAGGTCGCGGGCATCGTGCTCGTGCTGGTCAGCGCAATCGTCCTGAACCTGCCGGCGGAGACGTCCGGTGCGGCGGCCGAAGGGGGAGGGGCCGCCGCAGACGGCGGCAGCGTGAGCGGAGACTAACCATCATGCAGGGACCGGGGCTGAGGTCAGCCCCGGTCCCCCGCATCCAGCAGGCTCGGGAGGGTCGGCAGCACCAGCGAGGTCTCGGGCGCGAAGAGCTCGCCCTCCCACCCCGGCTCCCGGTAGAGGGGAAAGGGGGAGAGCACCAGGGTCCGGCCCCGCACCAGGGCGGCGATGAGCTGGTTGTGCACGCCGTCCACGAGGGCGATCCGCAGGGGGGCTGCGCCCTCGTAGACCACCTCGAGCACGTGCGCCCGCTGCTCGGGTGCGAAGCGCCAGGCGGCCTCGTAGGCGGTGGGCCGGTCGGCCAGGAGCGCGAGCAGGGACTCCGTCCAGCCGGGGCAGTAGATGGCGACGGCCTGCCGGGCCGGGCCGCTGAACTCGGCGGCCTGGGTGGGCAGGTGCACGGGCGAATCTGTCATGGCGTCTTCTCCTTGACGGGGCCGGATGAGGGCTTCGCTTGGTCGGTCGGTTCTGTCTGCCCTAGGTTTTGCCATTCTGGTGTACCTGTACTTCATGGTGGCGATCATCCGGTAGCACGGTGGCGCAGACGCCTGGTCCGGGCCGCGCACGTCGCACACCGAACAGAGAGACATCCTGTAAGCGGCAGGGCGGGGCCGTCGCTTCCTTGCCGTGTTGTTGAATCCGACTACAGGTCTGACGAAGGCAATTGGTAAACGGTGTGCTCCCCGCAGGCCACGGACCGCCCCGTCAGCGCCTCGATGACGGTGCCGTGGCAGACGACGATGGTGTGATCCTGGTCCGAGTACCGGTGCAGCACGTCCAGAACCCGCCGGCGCACCTGCGACAGCGGCTCCCAGCCGCGCGGCTGACCCTCCGGCCACTCGCCGCCGCAGCGGGCCATTTCCGCCGCGGCGGCCAGCGCGACGGCACTGGAATCGTAGGCCTGAGTCAGGTCCGGAAGCCACTCGTGCAGGTCGAACTCCACGGCGAGGGGCAGGTCGAGGGCCCGGCTGATGACGGCGGCGGTCTGCAGCGCCCGCGTCAGGGGCGAGGAGAGCACCAGGCGGGCCGGAGCGTGGCGCAGGCGGTCGGCGGCTGCCCCGGCCTCGGTGACGCCCCGCGGCGAAAGGGGAACCCAGTCGCGCATGCCGCCCCGGAGCCGGCGCGCCTCCGCGAGGTCGTAGCGGGCGGTGCCGTGCCTGACGAGTATGAACGTCGCGATCGCAAACCCTCCTCAAGTGCAGTGACTCCCCGGCAGATTCGCCCCCACCGGTGCATCATCCTCCCCTGGCGCCCCGCACGGCCAGGGCCTGGGGGCGCTCACACCCGCAGAAATCCGTCAACGGAAACGCTTGCCTCCGCGTGCGAGTCATGCCACAATGTGACGGTGGGGATATTCCCTGGAGGAGTGAACAATCGCAGTGTTTACCTGGTGGCAATGGCTTCTCATCGTGCTGGCCGGCCTCGGCGTCGGCTTCTTTATCCTCATCCAGACCCCGTGGTTCAAGGTTCGGAAGTACGCAATGGACCTGAAGCGCATCTACGACAAGCACAAGCTCCAGGAGAAGGCCGAGCAGGCGCAGGCCCTCGGTCAGAACCCCAACCAGAACCCGGTGCTCCTGCGCAAGCCGCTGCGAGAGCTGATCTCCACATACGAGGCGCTCATCGCCGACATGAACAAGCTCAAGGTCCCCGCCAAGGCGCAGACGCTCCACGAACTCTCCGTCAACGCCGCAAAGGAGTCGCTGGCGATGTACCAGATGGCCGCCGTCGGCGGCTTCCGCCAGAAGGCGCTTCTGGAGCGGCACAAGAAGGTCCAGCGGATGCAGGAGCAGATCCAGGCGGAGATGGAAAAGCTATACGGCAAGCCCAAGGAGCCCAAGAAGAAGTAAGCCCAGCGGCGGCGGCCTCCGGCGTGGAGGGCGCCGCCGAACTGTAAGCGGTCCTCTGCAGCCGCGTCGGAGGTGACCCCATGGCACGGATTCACCTGCTAGACGAACAGACCGCCAACCAGATCGCCGCCGGCGAGGTGGTGGAGCGGCCGGCCAGCGTGGTGAAGGAGCTGGTCGAGAACGCCCTGGACGCGGGGGCGAAGCGCATCGTCGTCGAGGTGAGCGGCGGCGGGCGCGACCTGGTGCGGGTCAGCGACGACGGCTCCGGCATGCTGCCCGAGGACGCCAGGCTGGCCCTGCAGCGGCACGCCACCTCCAAGATCCGCACCGCCGACGACCTCTCCTGCATCACCACCATGGGCTTCCGCGGCGAGGCGCTGCCCTCCATCGCCGCCGTCGCCCAGTTCGAGCTGGTCACCCGTCCCCACGACCAGCTGGCAGGCTACCGCATCGTCGTGGAGGGCGGGCAGATCACCGAGGCGGGCGAGCACGGCTGCCCAGCCGGCACCCGGGTGACGGTGCGCAACCTCTTCTACAACGTCCCTGCCCGGCTGAAGTACCTGAAGACCAACGCCACGGAGATGGGCCAGATCGGCGACATGCTCACCCGGCTCGCCCTGGCCAACCCGGACGTGGCCTTCCGCTTCCACAGCGGCCAGGTCCAGGTGTTCGCCACCCCGGGCAACGGCGACCTGATGGGGGCCATCACCGCGCTCCTGGGCCGCGAGGTGGCCAAGGAGCTGATCCCCGTCGACTACCGGGACGACGCCGCCCGGGTCTGGGGCTACATCGGCCGCCCGTCCATCGCCCGGGCCGGGCGCAACCACCAGTACTTCTTCGTCAACCGGCGCGCCATCCGCACCATCGGCGCCCGCTACGCCCTGGAGGAGGCCTACGCCCACCTGCTGCCGGGCGGGCGCTATCCGGTTTGCATCCTCTTCATCGAGGTGGAGCCCCGGGAGGTGGACGTGAACGTGCACCCCACCAAGGCCGAGGTCCGCTTCGAGCGGGACCGGGAGGTGCGGGCCGCCGTCTACAAGGCCGCGCGCCAGGGGCTGGGCGGGGCGCTCCTGATCCCCGGCACCGAGATCACCGCCGACGGCGAGGTACAGGTGCCGGACCGGGCCGCCGAGAAGGCTGCCATCCAGCGCGGATGGGTGCCCCCGGGGGCCCGCCGCCCCGGCGAGGGGGGCGGGCGCGCCGCACCCCCGCCGTGGCAGGCCGGCGGAGCGCAGACAGCGCGGAGTAGCGCCGCCGAGACTGCGGCACCCTACGGGGGACGAAGCGCGGCGCCTCCGGAAAGCTGGGGCCCCGCGCCGCTCCCTGCCGGCGGCCTGCAGTCGATCCTGGCCGACCGGGCGGCCGGCGAGGTCGCCGCCACAGGGATTACTCAGGTGACGCAGGCGATCCTGGTTCCCCACCCCACGGACCCGGCGGGGCTGATCCGGGCCCTGCGTCCGCTGGGGCAGATCCACCGCTCCTACATCGCCTGCGACGGGCCGGAGGGGCTGTACCTCATCGACCAGCACGCCGCGCACGAGCGCATCTTCTTCGAACGGCTCTACCGCGCTGCGGAGGAGGCGGAGGCGGCGGTGCAGCCGCTCCTCTTCCCGATCACCCTCGACCTCACCCCGGCGCAGATGGCGCTGTGGCAGGAGAACGCCGCGATCTTCGCGGAGAGCGGGTTCGAGGCCGAGCCCTTCGGCGGCAGCACCCTGCTGATCCAGGGCGTTCCGGCCGGTCTGGGGCCCGACCACGTCGCACGCCTGGTCTCCGACTTCCTGGACCGCCTCCAGGAGGAGCGGATCGCGCCCGGCACGTCCGTCACCGACCGGCGGCGGCGGGTCGTGGCGGCCATGGCGGCGTGCAAGGCGGCCATCAAGGCGCGGGACGCCCTGCAGCCGGAGGACATCGCCGCGCTCCTCTCCGACCTCGCGGCCTGCGAGTCGCCGGCCACCTGCCCCCACGGGCGGCCGACGATCATCTGCGTGCCGGTGGAGGAACTGGAGAAGAGGTTCAAGCGATGAAGCTGCCTCTTCTGGTGCTGGTCGGCCCCACTGCGGTGGGCAAGACCGCCCTCTCGGTGGCGGTGGCGCAGGAAGTGGGGGCGGAGATCATCTCCGGCGACTCGATGCAGGTCTACCGCGGGATGGACGTGGGCACCGCCAAGATCACCCCGGAGGAGATGGGGGGCGTGCCCCACCACCTCATCGACATCAAGGATCCGGACGAGGAGTTCTCGGTGGCCGAGTTCCAGGCCCGGGTGGACAGGCTGGTGCGCGTGATCCACGCCCGGGGCCGGCTGCCGATGCTGGTGGGCGGCACGGGGCTCTACGTGCGGGCGGTGGTGGAGGACTACACCTTCACGGAACTGGAACCCGACCCGGAGCTGCGGCAGCGGCTCCGGGAGGAGGAGGCGCGCAACGGGCCCGGCTACCTGCATGCGCGCCTGGTAGAGGTGGACCCCGTCTCGGCGGCCCGCCTGCACCCCAACGACATCATCCGCATCGTGCGGGCGCTGGAGGTCTACCACCTGACCGGGGTGCCCATCTCCGCCACGCAGACCGCCGCGTTGTCCGAGCCGCGGTACGACGACCTGATGATCGGCCTGACGATGGACCGGCAGCAGCTTTACGCCCGCATCGACGAGCGGGTGGACGCAATGCTGGCCGCCGGCTGGCTTGACGAGGTGAAGCGGCTCCTCCACAGGTACCCCCCGCACCTGAAGCCGATGGAGGCCCTGGGCTACCGGGAGCTGGTCCTCTACCTGCGGGGGATGCTCACCTGGGCGGAGGCCGTGGCCCTGATCAAGCGGAACACGCGCCGCTTCGCCAAGCGGCAGTTCACCTGGTTCCGGCGGGAGCGCCGCCTGATCTGGCTGGACGTGACGACCCCGGAGGCGCGAAACCGGGCCCGGGCCGAGGTCGTCAGACTGGTGAAAGAGAAGTGGCCCTAACAGAGAGAGGGAGGGGCGGATCGAGTGACCAAGGCACAGGCCAACCTGCAGGATGGCTTCCTGAACCTCCTGCGGAAGGAGAACGTCCCGGTGACCGTCTTCCTGGTCAACGGCTACCAGCTCAAGGGACAGATTCGCGGCTTCGACAGCTTCACCGTCGCGGTGGAGGGCGAGGGCAAGATTCAACTGGTGTACAAGCACGCGCTCTCCACGATCACGCCGATGCGCCCGCTTCCCATGACGATCGCCCAGCTGATGCGGGGCGAGGAGGGGCAGGAGACGGAGCAGGGAGCATAAGCAGCGGGGACCGCCGCAGGGCGGTCCCCTTCTTGCTACCACAAGTCCTGCCCGGCCCAGGGGCGGCCGGCGGCGCTGGCCGAGACGGCCTCCTCCAGGTCTGTGCGGGTGATGGCCATCAGCTCCTCCCGGGTGGCGTCGGGCCTGTGCACCAGCCGCAGGGCCTGGCAGCGAATCGCCCGCTCGACCAGGTTCCGGATCGCGCGCGCATTGCCCTGCTCGCCCCCCGTCAGCCAGGCCCTGCCGCGGAGGATCTGGCGCAGGGCCGTACGGCCGTCGGGGGTGAGCTGGTAGTCGCGCCGCCGGAGCATCATCTCGGCGATGGCCAGCAGCTCCTCGGGCGTGTAGTCGGGGAAGTGCAGCATGAGCGAGAAGCGGGACCGGAGGCCCGGGTTCTGGCGCAGGAACCAGGCCATCTCGTCCGGGTAACCGGCCAGGATGAGGATCAGCTCGCCCCGGTGCTCCTCCATCGCCCGCACCAGGTGATCGATGGCCTCCTTCCCGAAGTCGCGCTCACCGCCGCGGGCAAGCGAGTACGCTTCGTCGATGAACAGTACGCCCCCCGTGGCACGCCGCACCACGTCCCGCGTCCGCTGCGCCGTGTGGCCGATGTACTCGCCCACCAGGTCGGCCCGTTCGACCTCGACCATGTGCCCCTTGGGCAGCACGCCCATCTCCTTGAACAGCCGGCCCAGCAGCCGGGCCACGGTGGTCTTGCCAGTGCCCGGGTTGCCGGTGAAGACCATGTGCAGGCTGGTGGGCTCTGTGGCCAGGCCGGCGCGCTGCCGCCTGAGCTGGATCGCCACGTAGGCCTGGATCTCCCGCACCAGCTGCTTCACCTGGCCGAGGCCCACCAGGCCGTCCAGTTCGGCCACGATCGCCTGCACCCGCCGCTCCCGCTCCTGCTCCGACTCGGCCGCCGCCCGGGACTCCTGCGCCGATGCGGAGCGCCGGCGGCGCAGCTCCACCGCCATCTGCAGGGCATCCGCCGGGGTGATCCGGCCCTCCCGCAGCCAGCTGCTGATCTCCTCCATGCGCTGTGGCCTCAGTCTGGCCATGCACTCCACCTCGTGGGAAGGATACGCATGCAGCAGCCGGCTGAGCATGCGGGCCCGTCCCGTTGTCGGAAAGTGGTGCCGAAGGCGGGAACTGGAAACCCCCTCCCAGCCGTTACAACGGTTGGGATTTGTGTTATACTAGTCCCAAGAGATGATGCCACTCCGTTCCCAGAGCGGAGTGGTTCCGTATGTCGGCGAACGCCGGTGAAGGCGTTGAACTTCCAAGCGAAAGGTTGTGATCGTGTGGTTCGGGCACGGCCGCCTTCCGAGGTTGAACGCATTCGCACACGGGTGAGCAGCCGCCTGCGAATACTGGAGGAGCTTCTCAACACCGAGATGGAGGAGTACTTCTCGAGCCCCGGGAGCGCTGGAGGGCAGTACAGCGTGCGCCAGCAACTGCGTCGCTACGTGGAGGTGGCCGGCCAGCTGCTGGACAGGCTGGGCGAACAGCCGGGCGACTCGACCGTGGACGTCGTGTTCATGGACATGCCCGTGACGCTGGTGGACGAGGCCGACGGCAGCGAGGCGGTCTACGTGGTTGTGGGTCCCGACGAGGGCGACCCGGCCAGGGGCCACATCTCCTGTCTGTCGCCCCTCGGGCTGGCCCTCCTGCTCCGGCGCGTGAACGAGCGGGTCGTCATCGACGCCCCCGGGGGGCAGTTCACCTACCGCATCGCCGCGGTCAGTACGGAACCGTTGGCCCAGTGAGAGTTCGGCGGGGAACGACCCCGCCGCCTGCGCGTCTGGCGCCGGCCGCGTGAGGCCTGGCTGCGCCGTGCGTGCTGGTCCGCGTGCGCGGACGGATCATGTTTTAGCCATACACGGGTGCCGGATATTGCTGAAATGACTAGAGCCAACGGGTTAGTGAATGTGGTCACAAGATGGCACCCAAAGGGAATGGCGGCTCAGGACGGCGACCAGTATGCTCCAAGTAGACACGCCCACGAGGAGGGATAGTTCTTGGTCTGGATCCAGCTACTGGTCGTCCTCATCTTCCTGTACCTCGGCGTCCGGCTGGGCGGCGCCGGAATCGGCCTCGCCAGCGGCGTCGGCCTCGCAGCACTGGTCTTCATCTTCAAGCTCGAACCCACCTCGCCTCCCATCGACGTCATGCTCATGATCCTCGCCGTCGTCTGTGCGGCTTCGGCCATGCAGGCGGCGGGCGGCCTTGACTATCTGGTCAACCTGGCCGAGCGGCTGCTGCGCAGCAACCCGAAACAGATCACCTTCCTCGGCCCCATCGTCACGTACCTGTTCACCTTCTTCGCCGGCACCGGCCACGTGGCGTACTCGGTGCTGCCGGTCATCGCTGAGGTCGCCCGCGAGACCCGCATCCGTCCCGAGCGGCCGCTCTCCATCTCGGTCATCGCCTCCCAGTTCGCCATCACCGGCGGTCCGATCTCGGCGGCCATGGTGGCCATGCTCGGCATGACCGAATCCATGGGCATGACCCTGCCCAAGCTGATGCTGATCACCGCCCCGTCCACGTTCCTCGCCTGCATGATCGCCGCCTTCATCTGCAACCACCTGGGCAAGGAGCTCGAGGACGATCCCGAGTACCAGCGGCGCGTCGCGGCCGGCCTCATCCAGCCGGTCAAGCCCAAGACGGCCGAGGAGCTGGCCCGGGTCGAGGTCAAGCCTGGCGCGAAGACCTCCGTGGTCATCTTCCTCCTGGCTGCGATCGCAGTCGTCGTCCTTGGCGCCGTCCCGTCGCTGCGGCCGACCTTCGTCCACGCCGACGGCAGCACGGCGACCCTGCAGATGTGGCACGCCATCTGCATCGTCATGCTGGTCGCCGCCACCTGTATCCTGTGGCTCACGAAGTGCGATGTCGGGTCTCTCGTCAAGGGCTCGGTCTTCCAGGCCGGCGCCAACGCCCTGATCGCCATCTTCGGCATCGCCTGGGCCGGCGACACCTGGTTCAGCGGCAACTCGGCCGTCATCAACGCCCAGCTGGGCGGCGTCGTCCAGTCGGCCCCGTGGCTCCTGGCCATCGTGCTGTTCTTCTTCTCGGTACTGGTCAACTCCCAGGCGGCGACCGCCCGGGCCATCATGCCGCTGGGCATCGCCCTGGGGATTCCGGTGCCCTTCCTGGCGGCCATGTTCCCCGCCGTCAACGGCTACTTCTTCCTGCCGAACTACGGCCCGATCATCGCCGCCATCAACTTCGACTCGACCGGTACGACCCGCATCGGCAAGTACGTACTGAACCACTCTTTCATGATCCCCGGCCTGATCGCCGTCGTCCTCAGCGTGGCGTTCGGCTTCCTGATGCAGGCCATCGTCTTCTGAGCGACCTGACGGCTGCCGGCCCTTCCCGATATGGGAGGGGCCGGCTTTCGTTCTGGGTGGATGCGGCAGCGCAGGCGCGCATTTTTCTGCGCGCCCGATGAACTCTCGGTGGGTGACGGGCGTCGGACCGGCGGGTGATGCAGATGAACAGGACGCCCTTTCTCGAAATGAGCCACGTCGCCAAGGGGTTTTCCGGACGACCGGTGCTGACCGACCTGAACCTGACGGTGGGCCGCGGCGAGATCGTGGGCTTCATCGGCCCCAACGGGTCCGGCAAGACGACCACCGTGCGCCTGCTGAACGGCGTCATCGACCCCGACGGGGGGACGATCACCGTGGGCGGGTACGATCCCCGGGTCGACGGCGAGGCGGTCCGCCGCATGGCGGGCGTGCTCACCGAGTCGGCCGGTCTCTACATGAACCTGACCGGCCGGCAGAACCTGCGCTTCTTCGCCGACCTCTACGGGGTGGACGAGCCCGGTCGGGCCGACGCCCTGCTGGAGGAGTTCGGCCTGTCCGACGCCGCTGACCGCAAGGTGGGCACCTACTCGACGGGCATGAGGAAGCGCCTGGGCCTGGCCAGGGCGCTCCTGCACCGGCCCCGGGTGCTCTTCCTGGACGAGCCCACCAACGGCCTGGACCCCGAGGGCATCCGCATGGTCCTCGGCTACATCCGCCAGTTGAACGAGCGCGACGGCACCACGGTGATGATCTGCTCCCACCTGCTGCAGCAGCTGGAGCAGGTCTGCCACCGCTACCTGTTCCTGCAGGGGGGCAGGGTGGTGGAGCAGGGCACCCTGGCGGAGCTGGAGGCCCGCCACTTCCCCACCGTGACCCTGGAGGTCGAGACCGACCTGGCGCTGGCCGGCGGCGAGTACCGCGGCGTCCCCGCCGCCCGGGTGGGACCGGGGCGCATCGCCTTCACCCTGCGTTCCCGTGACGACGTACCGCACCTGCTGCGCCGCCTGGCGCAGGAGGCTTCGGTCTACAGCGCGGCGCCGGTGCAGCGAGACCTGGAGGCGCTCTACTTCAAGATCAGGGAGGGTACGGCGGATGAATAGAAGAGCGATACTCGCCATTGCGCGGAAGGACATTCAGGCCATCACCGCCAATCTGCAGGTCTGGCTGCCCATGCTGATCGTCCCGCTCATCCTGGGCATCGGGCTCCCCCTGGGACTGGTGCTGGCCTTCCGCTTCGGGGCGGAGTCGCTGGCGCCGGCGGATGTGCAGGCCATGCTGGCGTGGCTGGACAAGCTGCCGGCCGGAGAACTGGCTGCCGTGCTGTCAACCATGACGGAGCTGAACCAGAAGCTGATCTACGTGAGCACAAACTACATGCTGGCCCCGTTCTTCCTGATGATCCCGCTCATGACCGCCTCGGTCATCGCCGCCGACTCGTTCGCCGGCGAGAAGGAGCGGGGCACCCTGGAGACGCTGCTCTTCGCCCCGGTGGACCTGCGGTCGCTCTTCACGGGCAAGGTGCTGGCCTCGCTCGTGCCTGCGGTGGTCATCTCGCTGGTGACCTTCCTGCTCTGCGCCCTCTCGGTCAATCTGGCCGCGTGGCCGCTGTTCCACCGGGTCTTCTTCCCGCAGTTCAACTGGCTGCCGCTGATGCTCCTGGTCATCCCGGGCGTGTCGCTGCTGGCCATCCTCATCAACGTCTTCATCAGCGCCCGCGTGGCCACCTTCCAGGCGGCCTACCAGATGGGCGGCACGGTGGTGCTCCCCGTGCTGCTGCTGGGGGTGGGGCAGGCGACCGGCGCCCTGGTGCTGAGTGATCTGGTGGTGACGCTGGTGGGGCTTGTGGTGGCGGCCATCGATGTTCTGCTGCTCTGGCAGGTGCTTTGCCACATGAACCGGAATCAACTCTTCGCGAGCCAGGTCCGCTGAGGCCGGCCCGACTACCGCAGACCGGCAGGTGAAGCCAGTGGACGATCTGCAGCTGATCCGGCAGGCGCAGCGCGGGGATCAGGCCGCCCTGGCCCGCCTGCTGCAAGCGCAGTACCTGCCGGTGAAGAAGTACCTCGTCACCATCACCTTCGACCGCAACCTGGCGGAGGATCTCACGCAGGAGACGATGATCCGCGCGATCGAGCGCATCGGCCAGTTCGAAGGGCGCGCCCGGTTCAGCACGTGGCTCTGCTCCATCGCCACGCGCCTGTACCTGGACTGGCTGCGGCGGCAGAAGCGGCAGCGGCAGTTGCAGGCGCGGGCGGCGGAGGAGCTCCTGCTGGGGCAGCAGGATACTTCGCCGGAGGTCCGCAGCCTGATGGCGCAGCTGCAGGCCCTGCCCCGGGAAGTGGCGCTCCCGGTGGTCCTCAAGCACTACTACGGGTACACGTACGAGGAGATCGCCGAGTGGATGGAGATCCCGGTGGGCACGGTGAAGTCGCGCATCTTCAACGCCGTGCGCACCTTGCGAAGGGGGCTGGACCAGGATGAGGCGTGACGGGCGTGAGACCCTGGAACCGTGGGAGCGTGCGCTCCGGGAGGGCCTGGACGGCCTCTCGGCCCCCGTGGAGCAGGAGAGCCCGCCCGACCTGGGGACGCTCCTGATGCTGGTGCACGACGTGCAGCGAGCACAGCGGCAGGCGTTGCGCCGCGACCTGCTGCTGTTCCTGGCCGTGGCCGCGCTGGTCCTCGCCGGCGGCCTGTGGGCGATGATGAACTTCCCGCTGCAGTACCTGATCGTCCAGGCCGCGCTGGCGGTGGCGCTGGGGGCCGGGGCGGCCCTCTGGCGGGCGGAGGGGAGGCGGGCCGGCCATGAATGAGGTCGCACAGCTGCCCTGGTGGGCCTGGGTGCTGATCGGCTTTCTGCTGGGGGCCCAGGGAGTCTGCCTCTTCCTGGACAGCCGCAGGCGCGGCGCCCGGGCCTGGTTCTGGGGGCTCCTGGGGCTGGTTCACTTCCCCATGTCCAGCCTGGTCTACTGGCTGCTGGTGGTGCGCCCGGCACGGCGCCGCTAGGGAGCGCGGCGAGCCATCCCGGTCGGGATGGCTCTTTTCGTGGGCGCAACCCTTTCAGGTTTGGGCAGGAACAGGTAGAATAGGCTCGAACCGGCTACTTGGCGATTACTGGAGGGTACACGCTTGAACATATGGGATCAGCTGGTGCCGGACTGCCCGGCACCGATCGCCGCAGCCGCTGCCGCCGCCCTCGAGCGCGTCCGGCCCGCCTGGGCGCAGGTGGACGAGCTGGTGCTGCGCAACCAGGCGCGGGTGCTGGCCGCCTTCCAGGAGGCCGGCGTTTCCGAGGTCCACTTCGCCGCCTCCACCGGCTACGGATACAACGACATCGGCCGGGAGAAGCTGGACGAGCTCTTCGCCCGCGCCTTCGGCGCCGAGGCGGGCCTGGTGCGCATCCAGTTTGCCTCCGGCACCCACGCGATCGCAACGGGCCTCTTCGCCGTCCTGCGGCCCGGCGACCGCCTCATCGCGGCCGCGGGGGCACCCTACGACACCCTGCAGCAGGTGATCGACGGCGCACCGGGGTCCCTCGCCGAGTGGGGCGTGCGCTATGAGGAGGTCCCGCTCAGGCCGGACCTCTCCGTCGACCCGGACGCCGTGGCCGCCGCCGTGCGGCAGCCTGACGCCCGGTGCCTCCTGATCCAGCGCTCCCGGGGATACTCGCTCCGGGCGCCGCTCTCCGTGGCGGAGATCGGTGCGCTGATCCGCAGGGCGAAGGCGGCCAACCCCGCGATCATCGTCCTCGTCGACAACTGCTACGGCGAGTTCGTCGAGGCGCAGGAGCCGCCCCACGTGGGGGCGGATCTGACCTGCGGGTCCCTGATCAAGAATCCCGGCGGCGGCATCGCCCCCAGCGGCGGCTACATCGTCGGCCGGGCCGACCTGGTGGAGCGGGCCGCAGCGCACCTGTTCGCCCCCGGCATCGGGACGGAGGTGGGGGCCAACGCCGGTGTCAACCGGCTGCTCTTCCAGGGGCTCTTCCTGGCCCCGCACGTGACGGGGGAGGCGCTGCGGGGCGCCCAGTTCACCGCCGCCTTCTTCGACCTGCTGGGTTTCCGGGTGCGGCCGGCCTTCGACGCCCCCCGCTCCGACCTGGTGCAGGCGGTGGAGCTGGGCTCCGCGGAGGGCCTCAAGGCCTTCTGCCAGGCCGTGCAGAAGGCGAGCCCGGTCGACGCGCACGTGCGGCCCGAGCCCTGGGCCATGCCCGGCTACACCGACCCGGTGATCATGGCCGCGGGCACGTTCGTGCAGGGCTCCTCGGTGGAGCTCTCCGCCGACGGGCCCGTGCGGCCGCCCTACGCCGCCTACTTCCAGGGCGGCCTCACCCGGGAGCACGTGGTGCTGACCGCTTTGCGCGCCGCGAACGAACTGGCGGCCGCGGGCGTCCTTAGAGCGTAGGCGTTTTCTGTTCTACGCGGGGGAGTGATCGCATGTCTCTCCAGGGGATTGCCTTCATGGCCGCGGTGGCTGTGATGGTTTTGGGCGTGCTGGGCACGCTGATTCCAGCCCTGCCCGGGCTGCCCGTCATCTTCCTGGCCATGCTGGGCTACGGCGCAGTGGAGGGGTTCCGGGAGATGACCCCCGGCTTCCTCATCGCCGCCCTGCTGGTGGTGGCGGCGACGCAGGTGGCGGAGCACTACGCCAGGGCCTGGGGCGCGCGGCGCTTCGGGGCGGGCAGGGCCGGCGCCTGGGGCGCCGTGATCGGCTCCATCGCCGGGCTCTTCTTCATGCCCCTCGGCCTCGTGCTGGGCCCGTTCCTCGGTGCGGCCCTCTTCGAGCTGTTCACCGGACGCCCGGGCGGCGAGGCGCTCCGGGCCGGCGTCGGCGGCCTGGTGGGGGTGCTGGGCTCCGTGGCCGTCAACCTGGTGGTGGCGCTGGGGCTCACCGTGGCGTTTATCGTGAAGGTGCTCATCTAGAGAGGAGGATGCGGTTGTGTCCGGACGCCCGAAGACCAAGGAAGAGGTGATGGAGCGGGTGCGGGAGCTGGACGTGCGCTTCATCCGGCTCCAGTTCACCGACATCCTCGGCCTGATCAAGAACGTTGACATCCCCGCGGAACAGCTGGAGAAGGCGCTGGACGGCCAGGTGCTCTTCGACGGCTCGTCGATCGAGGGCTTCGTGCGGGTGGAGGAGGCCGACATGCTCCT includes:
- a CDS encoding anaerobic C4-dicarboxylate transporter family protein → MVWIQLLVVLIFLYLGVRLGGAGIGLASGVGLAALVFIFKLEPTSPPIDVMLMILAVVCAASAMQAAGGLDYLVNLAERLLRSNPKQITFLGPIVTYLFTFFAGTGHVAYSVLPVIAEVARETRIRPERPLSISVIASQFAITGGPISAAMVAMLGMTESMGMTLPKLMLITAPSTFLACMIAAFICNHLGKELEDDPEYQRRVAAGLIQPVKPKTAEELARVEVKPGAKTSVVIFLLAAIAVVVLGAVPSLRPTFVHADGSTATLQMWHAICIVMLVAATCILWLTKCDVGSLVKGSVFQAGANALIAIFGIAWAGDTWFSGNSAVINAQLGGVVQSAPWLLAIVLFFFSVLVNSQAATARAIMPLGIALGIPVPFLAAMFPAVNGYFFLPNYGPIIAAINFDSTGTTRIGKYVLNHSFMIPGLIAVVLSVAFGFLMQAIVF
- a CDS encoding sigmaY antisigma factor component, with amino-acid sequence MNEVAQLPWWAWVLIGFLLGAQGVCLFLDSRRRGARAWFWGLLGLVHFPMSSLVYWLLVVRPARRR
- a CDS encoding aminotransferase class I/II-fold pyridoxal phosphate-dependent enzyme, with amino-acid sequence MNIWDQLVPDCPAPIAAAAAAALERVRPAWAQVDELVLRNQARVLAAFQEAGVSEVHFAASTGYGYNDIGREKLDELFARAFGAEAGLVRIQFASGTHAIATGLFAVLRPGDRLIAAAGAPYDTLQQVIDGAPGSLAEWGVRYEEVPLRPDLSVDPDAVAAAVRQPDARCLLIQRSRGYSLRAPLSVAEIGALIRRAKAANPAIIVLVDNCYGEFVEAQEPPHVGADLTCGSLIKNPGGGIAPSGGYIVGRADLVERAAAHLFAPGIGTEVGANAGVNRLLFQGLFLAPHVTGEALRGAQFTAAFFDLLGFRVRPAFDAPRSDLVQAVELGSAEGLKAFCQAVQKASPVDAHVRPEPWAMPGYTDPVIMAAGTFVQGSSVELSADGPVRPPYAAYFQGGLTREHVVLTALRAANELAAAGVLRA
- the sigY gene encoding RNA polymerase sigma factor SigY, with product MDDLQLIRQAQRGDQAALARLLQAQYLPVKKYLVTITFDRNLAEDLTQETMIRAIERIGQFEGRARFSTWLCSIATRLYLDWLRRQKRQRQLQARAAEELLLGQQDTSPEVRSLMAQLQALPREVALPVVLKHYYGYTYEEIAEWMEIPVGTVKSRIFNAVRTLRRGLDQDEA
- a CDS encoding ABC transporter permease subunit: MNRRAILAIARKDIQAITANLQVWLPMLIVPLILGIGLPLGLVLAFRFGAESLAPADVQAMLAWLDKLPAGELAAVLSTMTELNQKLIYVSTNYMLAPFFLMIPLMTASVIAADSFAGEKERGTLETLLFAPVDLRSLFTGKVLASLVPAVVISLVTFLLCALSVNLAAWPLFHRVFFPQFNWLPLMLLVIPGVSLLAILINVFISARVATFQAAYQMGGTVVLPVLLLGVGQATGALVLSDLVVTLVGLVVAAIDVLLLWQVLCHMNRNQLFASQVR
- a CDS encoding DUF5345 family protein; amino-acid sequence: MRRDGRETLEPWERALREGLDGLSAPVEQESPPDLGTLLMLVHDVQRAQRQALRRDLLLFLAVAALVLAGGLWAMMNFPLQYLIVQAALAVALGAGAALWRAEGRRAGHE
- a CDS encoding ABC transporter ATP-binding protein; this encodes MSHVAKGFSGRPVLTDLNLTVGRGEIVGFIGPNGSGKTTTVRLLNGVIDPDGGTITVGGYDPRVDGEAVRRMAGVLTESAGLYMNLTGRQNLRFFADLYGVDEPGRADALLEEFGLSDAADRKVGTYSTGMRKRLGLARALLHRPRVLFLDEPTNGLDPEGIRMVLGYIRQLNERDGTTVMICSHLLQQLEQVCHRYLFLQGGRVVEQGTLAELEARHFPTVTLEVETDLALAGGEYRGVPAARVGPGRIAFTLRSRDDVPHLLRRLAQEASVYSAAPVQRDLEALYFKIREGTADE